In one Pseudomonas purpurea genomic region, the following are encoded:
- the queC gene encoding 7-cyano-7-deazaguanine synthase QueC, whose protein sequence is MTEQLNTAEKRAVILLSGGLDSATVVAMARAEGYSCYTMSFDYGQRHRAELHAAERIARDLGVVEHKVIGLNLNGIGGSALTDSSIDVPEAPSEGIPITYVPARNTVFLSLALGWAEVLGARDIFIGVNAVDYSGYPDCRPEFVEAFERMANLATKAGVEGNGFRIQAPLQNLSKAQIVQAGVKLGVDYGLTVSCYQADDNGHACGKCDSCRLRAEGFAAAGISDPTPYF, encoded by the coding sequence ATGACGGAACAATTGAACACTGCTGAAAAACGTGCGGTCATCCTGCTGTCCGGTGGCCTGGACTCGGCAACCGTAGTGGCCATGGCCCGTGCCGAAGGCTACAGCTGCTATACCATGAGCTTTGACTATGGCCAGCGTCACCGTGCCGAGTTGCATGCCGCTGAACGTATCGCCCGGGATCTGGGTGTGGTCGAGCACAAGGTGATAGGCCTGAACCTGAACGGCATCGGTGGCTCGGCGTTGACCGACAGCTCCATCGATGTACCTGAGGCGCCAAGCGAAGGCATCCCGATTACCTATGTGCCGGCTCGCAACACTGTGTTTCTGTCGCTCGCCTTGGGTTGGGCTGAAGTGCTTGGTGCCCGCGACATCTTTATTGGTGTGAATGCCGTGGACTACTCCGGTTACCCGGACTGCCGTCCCGAGTTTGTCGAGGCTTTCGAACGCATGGCCAACCTGGCGACCAAGGCGGGGGTCGAGGGCAACGGTTTCCGTATTCAGGCACCCCTGCAAAACCTCAGCAAGGCCCAGATCGTTCAGGCGGGCGTAAAGCTCGGTGTCGACTATGGCCTGACAGTGTCCTGCTATCAGGCGGACGATAATGGCCATGCCTGCGGCAAATGCGACAGCTGCCGCCTGCGTGCCGAGGGCTTTGCGGCGGCCGGTATCAGCGACCCAACACCTTATTTTTGA
- the queE gene encoding 7-carboxy-7-deazaguanine synthase QueE has protein sequence MQDTLRITEVFYSLQGETRTAGLPTVFVRLTGCPLRCQYCDSAYAFSGGTIRPLDDILEQVAGFKPRYVCVTGGEPLAQPNAIPLLKQLCDAGYEVSLETSGALDISAIDPRVSRVLDLKTPGSKEAHRNLYENIELLTPNDQVKFVICSREDYDWAVSKLIQYGLGRRAGEVLFSPSHHDLSARDLADWIVADNLPVRLQLQLHKYLWNDEPGR, from the coding sequence ATGCAAGACACATTGAGAATTACCGAAGTTTTTTACTCGTTGCAGGGTGAAACGCGCACTGCCGGGCTGCCCACAGTATTTGTGCGCCTCACCGGTTGCCCATTGCGCTGCCAATACTGCGACAGTGCCTACGCATTCAGCGGCGGCACCATCAGGCCCCTCGACGATATCCTTGAGCAGGTTGCAGGCTTCAAGCCCCGTTACGTCTGCGTGACGGGCGGCGAGCCGCTGGCGCAGCCCAATGCGATTCCCCTGCTCAAGCAATTGTGTGACGCCGGTTACGAAGTGTCGCTGGAAACCAGCGGTGCTTTGGACATCAGTGCCATCGATCCACGGGTCAGTCGGGTGCTCGACCTGAAAACACCAGGATCGAAAGAAGCCCACCGCAATCTTTATGAGAATATCGAGCTACTGACGCCAAACGATCAGGTCAAGTTCGTGATCTGTTCTCGTGAAGACTATGACTGGGCGGTGTCCAAGCTGATTCAGTACGGCCTCGGCCGACGTGCCGGGGAAGTCCTGTTTTCACCGAGCCACCATGACTTGAGCGCGCGCGACCTGGCTGACTGGATTGTCGCGGACAACTTGCCAGTGCGCCTGCAATTGCAGTTGCATAAATATCTTTGGAATGACGAACCGGGGCGCTGA
- the ybgF gene encoding tol-pal system protein YbgF, which translates to MRTCRRAVTVLALSLAPLAAWAAVPVVDDNSGYNNSGSSYPPAGYGTNGAYAGGGVSAPVSAQGELFNQLQQMQEQISRQQGVIEVLQNDVSRMKQESLERYQDLDRRIGSGGAPAVAPENSSAGGDMNAAGAAAGAGAATQPPAASSEPGDPAKEKLYYDAAFDLIKAKDFDKASQAFSAFLRKYPNSQYAGNAQYWLGEVNLAKGDLQGAGQAFAKVSQLYPKHAKVPDSLYKLADVERRLGHTDKVKGILQQVVAQYPGTSAAQLAQRDLQRM; encoded by the coding sequence ATGCGAACGTGCCGTCGTGCTGTAACTGTTTTGGCTCTCAGCCTCGCGCCGCTTGCGGCGTGGGCTGCGGTTCCTGTGGTCGATGACAACTCCGGTTATAACAATAGCGGGAGCAGTTATCCGCCTGCGGGTTACGGTACGAACGGCGCCTATGCCGGGGGAGGGGTTTCGGCCCCTGTCTCGGCACAGGGCGAGCTGTTCAACCAACTGCAACAAATGCAGGAACAGATTTCGCGCCAGCAAGGCGTGATCGAAGTTCTGCAAAACGATGTTTCGCGCATGAAGCAGGAAAGCCTGGAGCGATACCAGGATCTTGATCGGCGCATTGGATCCGGCGGTGCTCCTGCCGTGGCTCCTGAAAATTCTTCTGCCGGTGGCGATATGAATGCCGCCGGTGCAGCAGCGGGCGCGGGTGCAGCTACCCAGCCGCCAGCCGCCAGCAGCGAACCGGGTGATCCGGCGAAGGAAAAGCTCTATTACGATGCTGCCTTCGACCTGATCAAGGCCAAGGATTTCGACAAGGCCAGCCAGGCTTTTTCGGCGTTCCTGCGCAAATACCCGAACAGCCAATACGCGGGTAATGCCCAGTACTGGTTGGGTGAAGTGAACCTGGCCAAAGGCGACCTGCAAGGTGCCGGCCAGGCGTTTGCCAAGGTTTCGCAGCTATATCCCAAGCACGCTAAAGTGCCGGACTCGCTGTACAAGCTCGCTGATGTAGAGCGCCGACTGGGTCATACCGACAAGGTCAAAGGCATTCTGCAACAGGTGGTTGCCCAATATCCGGGGACTTCCGCTGCTCAGCTGGCCCAACGCGATCTGCAGCGCATGTAA
- the pal gene encoding peptidoglycan-associated lipoprotein Pal produces MEMLKFGKFAALALAMAVAVGCSSKGGDNAGEGNVDPNAGYGANTGAVDGSLSEEAALRAITTFYFEYDSSDLKPEAMRALDVHAKDLKANGARVVLEGNTDERGTREYNMALGERRAKAVQRYLVLQGVSPAQLELVSYGEERPVATGNDEQSWAQNRRVELRK; encoded by the coding sequence ATGGAAATGCTGAAGTTTGGTAAGTTTGCTGCGCTGGCTCTGGCCATGGCTGTAGCTGTAGGTTGCTCGTCCAAAGGCGGCGACAATGCCGGTGAAGGCAATGTTGATCCAAACGCTGGTTACGGCGCTAACACTGGTGCTGTTGATGGCTCCCTGAGCGAAGAAGCTGCTCTGCGCGCAATCACCACCTTCTACTTCGAATACGACAGCTCGGACCTGAAGCCAGAAGCCATGCGCGCTCTGGACGTTCACGCCAAAGACCTGAAAGCAAACGGCGCTCGCGTTGTTCTGGAAGGCAACACCGACGAACGTGGTACTCGTGAGTACAACATGGCACTGGGCGAGCGTCGTGCGAAAGCCGTTCAACGCTACCTGGTACTGCAAGGTGTTTCCCCAGCTCAGCTGGAACTGGTTTCCTACGGCGAAGAGCGTCCAGTTGCTACCGGCAACGACGAGCAGTCCTGGGCTCAAAACCGTCGCGTCGAACTGCGTAAGTAA
- the tolB gene encoding Tol-Pal system beta propeller repeat protein TolB, whose product MLVVICCLAGIAAADEKNILVTSGSDRATPIAVVPFGWQGGSVLPDDMAEIIGNDLRNSGYYSPIPKQNMISLPTQASEVIYRDWKALGAQYIMVGSIVPAGGRLQVQYALFNVATEQQVLTGSVSGSVDQLRDMSHYIADQSFEKLTGIKGAFSTRMLYVTAERFSEKNTRYTLQRSDYDGARAVTLLQSREPILSPRFAPDGKRIAYVSFEQKRPRIFVQHIDTGRREQITNFEGLNGAPAWSPDGSRLAFVLSKDGNPDIYVMNLGSRQINRVTAGPGINTEPFWGKDGSTIYFTSDRGGKPQIYKTSASGGGAERVTFIGNYNANPKLSADEKTLVMIHRQEGFTNFKVAAQDLQRGSVKILTDSTLDESPTVAPNGTMVIYATRQQGRGVLMLVSINGRVRLPLPTAQGEVREPSWSPYLN is encoded by the coding sequence ATGCTTGTCGTTATTTGCTGCCTGGCAGGGATAGCGGCGGCGGATGAAAAAAACATTCTGGTCACCAGCGGCAGTGATCGGGCAACGCCGATCGCGGTAGTACCGTTCGGCTGGCAGGGCGGCAGCGTGCTGCCGGATGACATGGCGGAAATCATCGGTAACGACCTGCGCAACTCGGGTTACTACTCGCCGATTCCAAAGCAGAACATGATCAGCCTGCCCACCCAGGCCAGCGAAGTCATCTACCGTGACTGGAAGGCCCTGGGCGCCCAGTACATCATGGTCGGCAGCATCGTTCCGGCCGGCGGTCGCCTGCAGGTGCAGTACGCACTGTTCAACGTCGCTACCGAACAGCAAGTGCTGACCGGCAGCGTGTCGGGCAGCGTCGATCAACTGCGCGACATGTCGCACTACATCGCGGACCAGTCGTTCGAAAAACTCACCGGTATCAAAGGTGCGTTCTCGACACGGATGCTCTACGTGACAGCCGAGCGCTTCTCCGAGAAGAACACGCGCTACACGCTGCAACGTTCCGACTATGACGGTGCGCGCGCAGTGACCTTGCTGCAATCGCGTGAGCCGATCCTCTCGCCGCGTTTTGCACCCGATGGCAAGCGCATTGCCTATGTGTCGTTCGAACAGAAGCGCCCGCGCATCTTTGTTCAGCACATCGACACCGGTCGCCGTGAGCAAATCACCAACTTCGAAGGCCTGAATGGCGCGCCAGCCTGGTCGCCGGACGGTTCTCGCCTGGCTTTTGTACTGTCCAAGGACGGTAACCCGGATATTTATGTGATGAATCTGGGGTCGCGTCAGATCAATCGCGTGACCGCAGGTCCTGGCATTAATACCGAACCTTTCTGGGGTAAAGATGGCTCGACTATCTACTTTACGTCCGACCGTGGCGGCAAACCGCAGATCTACAAAACCAGCGCAAGTGGCGGCGGGGCTGAGCGCGTGACGTTTATCGGCAACTACAACGCCAACCCGAAGCTCTCGGCTGACGAAAAGACGCTGGTGATGATTCACCGGCAGGAAGGCTTCACTAATTTCAAGGTGGCGGCTCAGGATTTGCAGCGCGGAAGTGTAAAAATCCTTACAGATAGCACACTTGATGAGTCACCTACTGTTGCGCCCAACGGCACCATGGTAATCTACGCCACCCGCCAGCAGGGCCGGGGAGTCTTGATGCTCGTGTCCATTAATGGACGCGTAAGGCTCCCGCTTCCTACCGCTCAAGGCGAAGTCAGAGAACCTTCCTGGTCCCCTTACCTGAACTGA
- the tolA gene encoding cell envelope integrity protein TolA, producing MQQQREPTASESYFWPSVWAIGLHVLVFGMLFVSFALTPELPPAKPIVQATLYQLKSKSQATTQTNQKIAGEAKKSAARQTEVEQMEQKKVEQEAVKAAEQKKEEAAQKAEEAKKADESKKADEAKKADEARKADEAKKTAEAKKAEEKQLADVAKKKAEEEAKKEAEEEAKKKAAEEAKKKIVEDAKKKAAEDAKKKAEADEAKKKIAEDAKKKAAADAAKKKSQEAARKSAEEKKAQALADLLSDTPQRQQALADEQGDEVAGSFDDLIRARAAEGWARPPSARKGMTVVLQIGMLPDGTVTSVSVAKSSGDGPFDASAVAAVKNIGRLTEMQGMKPSDFAPYRSFKMTFTPEDLAL from the coding sequence ATGCAGCAACAACGAGAGCCAACAGCCTCGGAAAGCTACTTCTGGCCTAGTGTCTGGGCGATTGGCTTGCACGTGCTGGTGTTCGGCATGCTGTTCGTCAGTTTTGCCCTGACGCCGGAGTTGCCGCCGGCCAAGCCGATTGTCCAGGCGACCCTGTACCAACTGAAATCGAAAAGTCAGGCGACCACCCAGACCAATCAGAAGATTGCGGGTGAGGCGAAGAAATCCGCCGCGCGTCAGACCGAAGTCGAACAGATGGAACAGAAAAAGGTCGAGCAGGAAGCGGTGAAGGCTGCGGAACAAAAGAAAGAAGAAGCGGCTCAAAAAGCCGAGGAAGCCAAAAAGGCTGACGAGTCCAAGAAAGCGGATGAGGCGAAGAAGGCTGATGAAGCCAGGAAAGCCGATGAAGCCAAGAAGACTGCGGAAGCTAAAAAGGCCGAAGAGAAGCAATTGGCTGATGTAGCCAAGAAGAAAGCCGAAGAAGAAGCCAAGAAAGAAGCTGAAGAAGAGGCCAAGAAAAAGGCCGCTGAAGAAGCGAAGAAGAAAATCGTCGAAGACGCGAAGAAGAAAGCCGCCGAAGACGCCAAGAAAAAAGCTGAAGCAGACGAGGCGAAGAAGAAAATCGCCGAGGACGCGAAGAAGAAAGCGGCTGCCGATGCTGCGAAGAAAAAGTCGCAGGAAGCAGCACGTAAATCCGCTGAAGAGAAAAAGGCTCAGGCCCTGGCAGATTTGCTTTCCGACACGCCGCAGCGTCAGCAGGCCTTGGCCGATGAGCAGGGCGATGAAGTCGCCGGCAGTTTTGACGATCTGATTCGTGCTCGTGCAGCAGAAGGCTGGGCTCGTCCTCCTTCGGCCCGCAAAGGCATGACGGTCGTGCTGCAAATAGGCATGTTGCCTGATGGTACGGTGACTTCGGTCAGCGTGGCCAAGTCCAGTGGTGATGGTCCGTTTGACGCTTCGGCTGTTGCGGCGGTCAAGAACATTGGTCGATTGACAGAAATGCAGGGAATGAAACCGAGCGATTTTGCTCCCTATCGTTCATTCAAGATGACATTCACACCTGAGGATCTAGCCTTGTGA
- the tolR gene encoding protein TolR, which translates to MARARKKRKPVAEMNVVPYIDVMLVLLVIFMVTAPMLNQGVKVDLPKVSSEALPQDNNTQVLTISIKSDKTYYWNLGSEVDTEKQQDKAMTLPQMTDAVTKIIRAGNEGGKHTQVFIRGDKTVDYGSVMGAMGGLQKAGVGNVGLITEAP; encoded by the coding sequence ATCGCTCGAGCTCGCAAAAAGCGCAAGCCGGTTGCCGAGATGAACGTGGTGCCCTACATCGACGTGATGTTGGTACTGCTGGTCATCTTCATGGTGACCGCGCCGATGCTCAATCAGGGCGTGAAGGTTGATCTGCCCAAGGTTTCCAGCGAAGCCTTGCCGCAGGACAACAACACCCAGGTCCTGACCATTTCGATCAAGTCTGACAAGACCTATTACTGGAACCTTGGCAGCGAAGTCGACACCGAAAAGCAGCAAGACAAGGCCATGACCTTGCCACAGATGACCGATGCGGTGACCAAGATCATTCGCGCCGGCAACGAAGGCGGCAAGCACACCCAGGTGTTCATTCGCGGCGATAAAACCGTCGATTACGGCTCCGTCATGGGGGCCATGGGCGGGTTGCAGAAGGCCGGAGTCGGTAATGTTGGCTTGATTACCGAGGCGCCCTGA
- the ybgC gene encoding tol-pal system-associated acyl-CoA thioesterase: protein MRAQNGLESFAHRCRVYYEDTDAGGIVYYVNYLKFMERARTERLRELGFAQSQLAGEDLLFVVHSSEARYHAPARLDDELLVSAQVIELNRASLRFKQQVRRATDNVLLCEGQFLVACVRTDSLKPRAIPEALRAAFADVSGAGTHSEQEIKRGS from the coding sequence ATGCGCGCGCAAAACGGGCTAGAGTCGTTCGCACATCGTTGTCGCGTTTATTACGAGGACACCGATGCCGGCGGCATCGTGTATTACGTTAATTACCTCAAGTTTATGGAACGGGCTCGAACCGAGCGGCTTCGTGAACTGGGCTTTGCCCAGTCGCAGCTTGCCGGGGAGGACCTGTTGTTCGTTGTGCATTCCAGCGAAGCGCGCTACCACGCGCCGGCGCGACTGGACGACGAGCTTTTGGTAAGTGCACAAGTAATCGAATTGAACCGTGCCAGCCTGCGCTTTAAACAGCAGGTCAGGCGGGCCACGGATAATGTGCTGCTCTGCGAAGGGCAGTTTTTGGTGGCCTGCGTGCGCACCGACAGTTTGAAACCCCGGGCCATTCCCGAAGCTCTACGTGCGGCTTTTGCCGACGTGAGCGGCGCGGGTACACACTCAGAGCAGGAGATAAAGCGTGGAAGCTAA
- the ruvB gene encoding Holliday junction branch migration DNA helicase RuvB codes for MIEADRLIAATGGPRDREEVQDRAIRPVSLAEYIGQPTVREQMELFIQAARGRNESLDHTLIFGPPGLGKTTLANIIAQEMGVSIKSTSGPVLERPGDLAALLTNLEPHDVLFIDEIHRLSPIVEEVLYPAMEDFQLDIMIGEGPAARSIKLDLPPFTLVGATTRAGMLTNPLRDRFGIVQRLEFYSTADLATIVSRSAGILGLPLDPEGAFEIARRARGTPRIANRLLRRVRDFAEVRAKGHITKPIADLALNLLDVDERGFDHQDRRLLLTMIEKFDGGPVGVDSLAAAISEERHTIEDVLEPYLIQQGYIMRTPRGRVVTRHAYLHFGLNIPSRMGEMPVVDEFLDAVDD; via the coding sequence GTGATTGAAGCTGATCGTCTGATCGCCGCCACGGGTGGCCCCCGTGACCGCGAAGAAGTCCAGGACCGGGCGATTCGTCCCGTCAGCCTGGCTGAATACATCGGCCAGCCGACCGTTCGCGAGCAAATGGAGTTGTTCATCCAGGCTGCCCGTGGGCGCAATGAATCCCTTGATCACACGCTGATCTTCGGTCCGCCGGGCCTGGGTAAAACCACGCTGGCCAACATCATTGCCCAGGAAATGGGCGTGTCGATCAAAAGCACCTCGGGGCCTGTCCTTGAACGGCCGGGTGATCTGGCGGCATTGCTGACCAATCTCGAACCCCATGATGTGCTGTTCATCGACGAAATCCACCGCTTGTCGCCCATTGTCGAAGAAGTGCTGTACCCGGCCATGGAAGACTTCCAGCTCGACATCATGATCGGCGAAGGGCCGGCGGCGCGCTCGATCAAACTCGACCTGCCACCGTTCACCCTGGTCGGTGCGACTACCCGCGCCGGGATGCTGACCAACCCGCTGCGTGACCGTTTCGGGATCGTCCAGCGCCTGGAGTTCTACAGCACCGCGGACCTGGCCACGATTGTCAGCCGCTCGGCGGGCATTCTGGGCTTGCCGCTGGACCCGGAAGGGGCGTTCGAGATTGCTCGCCGGGCGCGCGGCACGCCGCGAATCGCCAACCGCTTGCTGCGCCGGGTGCGCGACTTCGCCGAAGTCCGTGCCAAGGGCCACATCACCAAGCCGATTGCCGACTTGGCGCTGAACCTGCTGGATGTCGACGAGCGTGGCTTCGATCATCAGGACAGGCGTTTGCTGCTGACCATGATCGAGAAGTTCGATGGCGGACCTGTCGGGGTGGACAGTCTTGCGGCGGCCATCAGTGAAGAACGGCACACCATCGAAGACGTGCTTGAGCCTTATCTGATTCAGCAGGGCTACATCATGCGAACCCCTCGTGGGCGCGTGGTGACCCGGCATGCGTACCTGCATTTTGGTTTGAACATTCCATCGCGCATGGGCGAGATGCCCGTGGTAGACGAGTTTCTCGACGCGGTGGACGATTAA
- the ruvA gene encoding Holliday junction branch migration protein RuvA, with translation MIGRLRGTLAEKQPPHLILDVNGLGYELEVPMTTLYRLPSVGEPITLHTHLVVREDAQLLYGFIGKRDRDFFRELIRLNGVGPKLALALMSSLEVDELVRCVQAQDTSALTKVPGVGKKTAERLLVELKDRFKAWETVPSMFALVPNQPDAPAQPVASAESDAVSALISLGYKPQEASKAISSIKEKGLSSEDLIRRALKGMI, from the coding sequence GTGATTGGACGTTTGCGCGGCACCTTGGCTGAGAAACAGCCGCCGCACCTGATTCTCGATGTAAACGGCCTGGGCTATGAGCTGGAAGTGCCGATGACCACCCTCTACCGACTGCCGTCGGTCGGTGAGCCGATCACTTTGCACACCCATTTGGTCGTGCGCGAAGACGCCCAGTTACTCTATGGCTTCATCGGCAAGCGCGATCGGGACTTTTTCCGCGAGCTGATCCGGCTGAACGGTGTGGGGCCGAAACTGGCGCTGGCGCTGATGTCGAGCCTGGAAGTCGATGAGCTGGTACGTTGCGTGCAGGCCCAGGACACCTCGGCCCTGACCAAGGTCCCGGGCGTCGGCAAGAAGACGGCAGAGCGTTTGTTGGTGGAACTCAAGGACCGCTTCAAGGCATGGGAAACCGTGCCAAGCATGTTCGCGCTGGTGCCGAATCAGCCTGATGCCCCGGCACAACCTGTGGCGTCGGCTGAAAGTGATGCGGTCAGCGCGTTGATTTCCCTGGGCTACAAGCCGCAGGAAGCCAGCAAGGCGATTTCTTCCATCAAGGAGAAGGGCTTGAGCAGTGAAGACCTGATTCGTCGTGCCCTGAAGGGAATGATTTAA
- the ruvC gene encoding crossover junction endodeoxyribonuclease RuvC, with the protein MTLILGIDPGSRITGYGVVRDTGRGCVYVASGCIRTGSGELHERLQIVYRGVREVIQTYGPVTMGIEKVFMARNADSALKLGQARGAAIVAGAEENLEIAEYTATQVKQAVTGTGAANKEQVQMMVMHMLKLTSKPQIDASDALAIAICHAHTRSSLLPHGLGTARSRGGRLRL; encoded by the coding sequence ATGACTTTAATTCTTGGCATCGACCCCGGTTCGCGCATTACCGGTTATGGCGTGGTCCGCGATACCGGTCGTGGCTGCGTGTACGTGGCCTCAGGCTGTATTCGTACCGGCTCTGGCGAGTTGCACGAGCGCCTGCAAATCGTCTATCGCGGCGTGCGGGAAGTCATCCAGACCTACGGGCCAGTGACCATGGGTATCGAAAAGGTCTTCATGGCACGTAACGCCGACTCGGCCCTCAAGTTGGGGCAGGCACGTGGCGCCGCCATTGTTGCGGGTGCCGAAGAAAACCTGGAAATCGCTGAGTACACTGCGACTCAAGTGAAACAAGCGGTGACCGGAACCGGCGCGGCGAATAAAGAGCAGGTGCAGATGATGGTCATGCACATGCTGAAATTGACCAGCAAGCCGCAAATCGATGCCTCGGACGCCTTGGCCATTGCTATCTGCCATGCCCACACCCGATCCAGTCTGTTACCCCATGGCCTGGGGACAGCACGCAGTCGTGGCGGTCGCCTGCGCCTCTGA
- a CDS encoding YebC/PmpR family DNA-binding transcriptional regulator, protein MAGHSKWANIKHRKERQDAKKGKIFTKWIRELTVAARQGGGDPGSNPRLRLALDKALGANMSRDIIDRAVARGAGAADTDDMVELSYEGYGPGGVAVMVECMTDNRNRTAAAVRHAFSKCGGNLGTDGSVAYLFERKGQISFAPGVDEDALMEAAMEADADDVVTHEDGSIDVFTSFAGFYTVRNALEAAGFKADDAEIVMLPTTSAELDLDGAQKVLKLIDMLEDLDDVQNVYSNADIPESVAEQLG, encoded by the coding sequence ATGGCGGGTCATTCCAAGTGGGCGAACATCAAGCACCGCAAAGAACGTCAGGATGCCAAGAAGGGCAAGATTTTCACCAAGTGGATTCGTGAGCTGACTGTCGCGGCCCGCCAGGGTGGCGGTGATCCGGGTTCCAACCCGCGTTTGCGTCTGGCGCTGGATAAAGCCCTTGGCGCGAACATGAGCCGTGACATCATCGATCGCGCGGTGGCCCGTGGTGCTGGCGCGGCCGACACCGATGACATGGTCGAGCTGAGCTATGAAGGGTATGGCCCGGGTGGCGTGGCGGTGATGGTTGAGTGCATGACCGACAACCGCAACCGTACCGCCGCCGCTGTGCGTCATGCGTTCAGCAAGTGTGGCGGCAACCTGGGGACCGACGGTTCGGTGGCGTACCTGTTTGAGCGCAAGGGGCAGATCTCCTTCGCGCCGGGCGTTGATGAAGATGCGTTGATGGAAGCCGCCATGGAGGCTGACGCCGATGACGTGGTGACCCACGAAGACGGTTCCATTGACGTATTTACCTCGTTCGCCGGTTTCTACACCGTGCGCAACGCGCTGGAAGCTGCCGGTTTCAAGGCCGATGACGCAGAAATCGTCATGCTGCCAACCACCAGTGCCGAACTGGACCTGGACGGTGCGCAGAAGGTGCTCAAGCTGATCGACATGCTGGAAGATCTGGACGACGTGCAGAACGTCTACTCCAACGCGGACATTCCCGAGTCGGTGGCTGAACAGCTCGGTTAA
- a CDS encoding FmdB family zinc ribbon protein, producing MPMYDYQCASCGHQLEAIQKISAAPLVDCPACQAPELKKMLSMPGFRLSGTGWYETDFKTGSKKNLAGGDKAD from the coding sequence ATGCCGATGTACGACTATCAATGTGCTTCCTGTGGTCATCAGTTGGAAGCCATTCAAAAGATCAGCGCAGCACCGCTGGTCGACTGCCCTGCATGCCAGGCGCCTGAACTGAAAAAGATGCTCTCCATGCCGGGTTTCCGCCTCAGCGGTACCGGTTGGTACGAAACCGATTTCAAAACCGGTTCGAAGAAGAATCTGGCCGGCGGCGACAAAGCTGACTAA
- a CDS encoding ribbon-helix-helix domain-containing protein, which yields MIQEVSRGAKDVARFHDIKVDPFVREFDMGLARPLSRSVRLNGFATCLRLEQVYWDILGDMARVNCCSVSALLSYVDREVHLRHGGVKNFSGLVRVVCVVHSLKEGACAS from the coding sequence ATGATTCAGGAAGTAAGCAGGGGGGCGAAGGATGTCGCCCGATTTCACGATATAAAGGTAGATCCGTTTGTCAGGGAGTTCGACATGGGCCTGGCTCGGCCATTGTCCAGGTCGGTGCGCTTGAATGGTTTTGCCACGTGCCTCAGGCTTGAGCAAGTCTATTGGGACATTCTCGGCGACATGGCCAGGGTCAATTGCTGCTCGGTCAGCGCCTTGCTCTCCTATGTTGACCGAGAGGTCCATTTGCGCCACGGCGGCGTGAAGAACTTCAGTGGCCTGGTGCGTGTTGTCTGCGTCGTGCACAGCTTGAAAGAGGGCGCCTGCGCCTCGTAA
- a CDS encoding Dps family protein: protein MAIDIGISEEDRKSIVDGLSRLLSDTYVLYLKTHNFHWNVTGPMFRTLHLMFEEQYNELALAVDLIAERIRALGFPAPGAYSIYARLSSIKEEEGVPSAEDMIKQLVQGQEAVVRTARGIFPLLDKVSDEPTADLLTQRMQVHEKTAWMLRSLLDNQ, encoded by the coding sequence ATGGCAATTGATATCGGTATCAGTGAAGAGGATCGCAAGTCCATTGTCGACGGACTTTCGCGCCTGCTGTCGGACACGTATGTGCTGTATCTGAAAACGCATAACTTTCACTGGAACGTGACAGGTCCGATGTTCAGGACGCTGCACCTGATGTTTGAAGAGCAATATAACGAGTTGGCGCTGGCAGTCGATTTGATTGCCGAGCGGATTCGTGCGCTGGGGTTTCCTGCGCCGGGTGCCTACTCGATCTACGCCAGACTTTCTTCTATCAAGGAAGAGGAAGGTGTGCCCAGTGCCGAGGATATGATCAAACAACTGGTTCAGGGGCAAGAGGCTGTAGTGCGGACCGCGCGAGGGATCTTTCCATTGCTCGATAAAGTCAGTGACGAGCCCACTGCCGATCTGTTGACTCAACGTATGCAAGTTCATGAGAAAACGGCATGGATGTTGCGCTCGCTGTTGGATAACCAGTAA